TCGAACACGCCGGGCGCGAGTTTGTTCGCGCGATTCAATGACAATGGTGCGCCGCCGCCGCCGGAAACTTTCGGGTCCGAGCCGCCCGCGACGATGCCCGAGTTGCCGGAAAAACAAAACGCGATGCCGACCGCGCAAATGATTTTCTCGCGTCGCTTGCCGAGCATCATGCCGACACGCTTGCCGATGCCGGTCATTTTCGCGATTGGAATCGCGATCGCGGTTATGCTTCTCGTTTGTGTCGCGTTCGTGTTCACCCAGGGTCTGCCCGCGCTTGCCGCGATGATTAACCCGCCGCGCACCGCGACGCCGACGCGTGCGCCCGCCACGCGCACGCCTGCCCCGATCAATTCCGCGCCGACGAGCGTACCTACCTTTGCCGCGACCGCGCCACCCTTCGCAACCTTTGCCGGTAATGTAACGCCCGCGCCAACCGCGCGCACGACGCCGCGTCGCACGATTGAACCGGCGCAAACCGGCTTGGACCTCACCATCGAAGCCGTCGAAAAAGTGACGGTGCATATCGGTCTCGACGGTGCGCTCGTCTTTACCGGCACGCTCGACCCAGGTACGACGCGATCCTGGTCGGCGAAAGAATCGCTGTACGTACGCCTGGAGAACGCGAAAGGCGCGGCATTGATTTTCAACGGCAAAGCGCAAGCGGCAAAAACATTTGCCGAGCGCACGACGATGGAACGTCAGTGGACGCTGAATCCCAAAGGCACACCCGTCGCCGTGCCGCCAGTCGAACCGCCGCCGATTGCGCCGACCCCGCCAGCCGCAACACCCACACTGACGCCAACGGCATAGAAATCGAAAAGCACATTCATCGCACAGGCACAGACACTACGCGCGCGGAAAAGTTTTTTCCGCGCGCGTAGTGTCTGTGCCTCTGTGGAACAATAAACGAAACAAAAAAATGAAGACGAACTATTTTCTGCTCACCCTGGGTTGCGCCAAGAACGTCGCCGATTCCGACGGCATCGGCGCGTTACTCGATGAGTACGGCTACACGGCGGTTGCCGACGCGCAAGCCGCGGACGTACTCATCGTCAATACGTGCGGCTTTTTACAAGCATCGCGTAAAGAATCGCTCAACGCGCTGCGCGAACTGGGCGAAGCGAAACGCGCTGACCAAGTACTCATCGCCGCGGGCTGTTTGATTTCGCGGTACGGTGCAGTCGTGCAACGCGAAGCGCCGCAAGTGGATAGCGTGATTGACGCCGGCAAATGGCTCGCCCTACCGCGCTTGATTCAGTACCTGCAATCCGACGAAGACGTGCCCGACGACTGGCTCACGAGCGCGTACGCCGGTTTGCCGCTCGACCAACTCGCCGCGCGCTCGATTGTCGAACCGATGCCCCGGCTCGTTCACGGACCGAGCGC
The Chloroflexota bacterium genome window above contains:
- a CDS encoding DUF4115 domain-containing protein; this translates as MSLLGERLRLAREARGVAALQVEIDTRIRATVINALEQGDYESLPPEPFLRGLIRTYAMYLGLDAEEMVRLYVADFAPPPPPPTEPVPRPVPPAPQSVEPPLPPPTVPIIPPSNTPGASLFARFNDNGAPPPPETFGSEPPATMPELPEKQNAMPTAQMIFSRRLPSIMPTRLPMPVIFAIGIAIAVMLLVCVAFVFTQGLPALAAMINPPRTATPTRAPATRTPAPINSAPTSVPTFAATAPPFATFAGNVTPAPTARTTPRRTIEPAQTGLDLTIEAVEKVTVHIGLDGALVFTGTLDPGTTRSWSAKESLYVRLENAKGAALIFNGKAQAAKTFAERTTMERQWTLNPKGTPVAVPPVEPPPIAPTPPAATPTLTPTA